The proteins below are encoded in one region of Mya arenaria isolate MELC-2E11 chromosome 15, ASM2691426v1:
- the LOC128220513 gene encoding uncharacterized protein LOC128220513 — MAHCNILFILALVSGIINFANGKTFTCEDGRGSPCIILEMDATFNLTMSGNETQTSMFSLETASVDKNACICQDHSIRKPSMSIKTFPSNDTLTVLFSLETANVYMKPLFYMRPHKHFNTSDHNNIEFVTSADLPIGNNGSSYKCMSSQNIAFQRTGPYGMTMTMMNLHVQAYGIKNGNLSPATSCPADMPTVRPVTTGTTTPMSHTMSTHEPHSTITPVIIFIMYFLYM, encoded by the exons ATGGCACACtgtaacatattgtttattttagcaCTAGTTAGTGGAATAATAAACTTCGCAAATG GTAAAACATTCACTTGTGAAGATGGAAGAGGTAGTCCTTGCATTATACTTGAAATGGATGCAACCTTCAATTTGACAATGTCGGGAAacgaaacacag ACTTCCATGTTTTCGTTAGAAACAGCATCTGTGGATAAAAATGCATGCATATGCCAAGACCATAGTATTCGAAAACCTTCAATGTCTATTAAGACGTTCCCGAGTAACGACACTCTCACTGTTCTTTTTTCCTTGGAGACAGCGAATGTTTACATGAAACCGCTTTTCTACATGCGCCCGCATAAGCACTTCAATACCAGTGACCATAACAATATAGAATTTGTAACGAGTGCAGATCTTCCCATTGGTAATAACGGGAGTTCTTACAAGTGCATGTCGAGTCAGAATATTGCATTTCAACGGACCGGACCTTACGGAATGACAATGACGATGATGAACCTTCATGTGCAGGCTTATGGTATCAAGAATGGCAATTTAAGTCCAG CCACGAGTTGTCCTGCCGACATGCCAACAGTGCGGCCCGTAACAACTG GCACCACAACGCCAATGAGCCATACGATGTCGACACATGAACCACACTCAACTATCACGcctgttattatttttataatgtactTTCTTTACATGTAA